The DNA region AATGCTTCGAAAAGGTATACTTTCGCAAGCTTTTTGCGTGGGTGGCTTAGAATTTTCATACACGGTCACCGAAACAAAAAGAAAATTACGGAGAAGATCGATTGATTGACAATCTAGCTCGTCGTGGCCGCCGGTCAGCTTACAAACTGATTATGTTGCAAGCCGCGGTTACCGGATTGGCATCGACGGTCTTTTTCGTTATGCAGGGGGTCAACAGTGGGATGTCAGCGTTAGCTGGCGCTGTCACTGCTGTGATCCCCAATTTCGTGTTCGCGACCCTAGCGTTCTCCCATACGGGGGCTAGCGCTACAGCAAAAGTGTTAAAAAGCTTTTACTGGGGGAAGCGGTAAAGTTGCTGTTAACTATTGTGTTGTTTTCAATAGCATTTATATACCTTAAAGCTGCATTTATGCCGCTTTTTGTTTGTTATGTGCTGGGGTTAATAGTGCATTGGACAGCTCCTTTATACTTCAAGCAAAGTTAAGTGGGATGAATCATGTCTGCAACTGGTGAAGCTTTAACGTCGCAGGAATATATCAAGCACCACCTTACGCATTGGGAGTCAGGCGTGGATCCTAATGCTTTTTGGTCTTGGCATATTGATTCATTGCTCTTTTCTGTAGGGCTTGGTGTTTTGTTCCTGTGGTTGTTCCGCAGCGTTGGCAAAAAGCCACAACCGGCGTTCCCGGTAAGCTTCAGTGCTTTATCGAGATGCTCGTCGAATTTGTGGATACCAGCGTTAAAGAAACTTTCCATGGCCGTAACAAGCTGATTGCGCCGCTCGCTCTGACCATTTTCGTTTGGGTATTCATGATGAACTTCATGGATATGATCCCGGTAGATTGGTTGCCTCAATTGGCAGCTTTGATTGCCGGCGATCACAACCAGTACCTGAGGGTGGTTCCGACCGCAGATCTTAATGTGACTTTCAGTCTGGCACTGGGGGTGTTTGTGCTGATTATTTATTACAGCATTAAGATCAAGGGTATATCAGGATTTGTGAAAGAACTGACATTACAGCCCTTTAATGTAAAGGCAATGATACCGGTCAACTTCGTGCTTGAATCTGTTACCTTGATTGCCAAGCCGATTTCATTGGCATTGCGTCTTTTCGGTAACCTTTACGCTGGTGAGTTGATCTTCATCCTTATTGCGCTGATGTATGGTGCCAACGTGGCGATTGCTGCCTTGGGTGTGACTTTGCACCTGGGCTGGTTGATTTTCCACATTCTGGTTATCACGCTGCAAGCGTTTATCTTCATGATGCTGACCATTGTTTATTTAAGCATGGCGCATGAAGATCATTAAGGATTGCGGAAAAAATTTTAAACTAAATCATTAACTAACATAGATTTAGAAACTGGAGATACAGATGGAAACGATTCTGGGCTTTACTGCAATTGCTGTTGCTTTGCTCATTGGTCTGGGTGCTTTGGGTACCGCTATTGGCTTCGGTCTGCTCGGCGGTAAATTCCTTGAAGGTGCTGCTCGTCAGCCAGAAATGGCGCCGATGCTGCAGGTGAAAATGTTCATCGTAGCGGGGTTGTTGGACGCCGTAACCATGATCGGTGTAGGTATTGCACTGTATATGCTGTTCACTAACCCACTGGGTAATATGCTGCACGGCTAATGCTTCTGTCTTTAATCTAAATAGGAGGCTGTTGTGAATATCAACGCTACCCTAATCGGTCAGACGGTCGCCTTTTTTATCTTCGTGTGGTTCTGCATGAAGTTTGTTTGGCCGCCTTTGATGAGTGCCATCGAAGAGCGCCAGAAAAGGATTGCTGATGGTCTTGCTGACGCTGACCGTGCAGCTAAAGACCTGGAGTTGGCTCAGGTGAAAGCCTCTGATCAACTCAAAGAAGCCAAGGCTACTGCCAACGAAATCATCGAGTCTGCTAACAAACGCAAGGCTCAGATCATTGACGAAGCTAAAGCCGAAGCAGACGCTGAGCGTTCAAAGATTATCGCTCAGGGTCAAGCAGAAATTGAAGCTGAACGTAATCGCGTGAAAGAGGAACTGCGTAAGCAGCTTGCGACTCTTGCCATTATTGGTGCAGAGAAAATCCTCGAGCGTTCGATTGATGAAGCCGCCCAGAGTGACATAGTTGATAAACTTGTCGCTGAAATTTGATAAGGGAGTGGAGTTATGGCTGAGTTAACCACCATTGCTCGTCCTTATGCAAAGGCAGCTTTTGATTTTGCGGTTGAACATCAGGCCGTGGAAAAGTGGGCAGAAATGCTCGACTTTGCCGCGTTGGTCAGTGAAAACGAGACCATGAAGCCGCTGCTGGCCGGAGTGATGGCCAGTGATCGTCTAGCAGACTTGTTTATCAAGGTATGCGGCGAGCAGATGGATGCCCATGGTCAAAATCTGATCAAGGTAATGGCCGAAAACGATCGCTTAGAAGTGCTGCCAGCTGTTGCTCAGCAATTTACTGAGCTGCGTCTGGAATGGTCAAAAGAAGTAGAAGCCAGTGTGGTATCTGCTACGCCTTTGACTGATTCACAGATTGCACAGATCAGTGCTTCTCTAGAGAAACGTCTCGCACGCAAAGTTAAGCTGAATTGCAGCGTGGATGCCAAGCTTATCGCTGGCGTTATTATCAAAGCAGGTGACCTCGTCATTGATGGGTCTGTCCGCGGCAAACTCGACCGTTTGTCTGATAAGCTGCAATCGTAATTGGGAGTTTGAGCATGCAACTGAATTCCACTGAAATCAGCGATCTGATTAAGCAGCGGATCGAGCAGTTCGACGTTGTCAGCGAAGCCCGTAACGAAGGTACTATCGTTTCGGTAAGTGACGGTATTATCCGCATTCACGGCTTGGCCGATGTAATGCAGGGTGAAATGATCGAACTGCCTGGCAGCCGTTTTGCAATCGCGTTGAACCTTGAACGTGATTCTGTCGGTGCCGTAGTAATGGGTCCTTATGCCGATTTGGCAGAAGGCGAAAAAGTAAAAACTACTGGTCGCATTTTGCAGGTACCAGTAGGTCGTGGTCTGCTAGGTCGTGTTGTTAACACCCTGGGTGAACCTATCGACGGTAAAGGCCCTATCGATAACGATGGCTTTGCACCCGTTGAAGTGATTGCGCCAGGCGTTATTGACCGTAAGTCAGTATCACAACCAGTACAGACTGGTTATAAAGCAGTTGACTCCATGATCCCAATCGGTCGTGGTCAGCGTGAGCTGATCATCGGTGACCGTCAGATCGGTAAAACCGCTTTGGCCATTGATGCCATCATCAACCAGAAAAATTCTGGCATTAAATGTATCTATGTTGCGATTGGTCAGAAAGCTTCTACCATTGCCAACATCGTACGTAAGCTGGAAGAACACGGTGCACTGGCGAACACTATCGTCGTAGTGGCTACCGCTTCAGAAGCTGCTGCATTGCAGTATCTGGCACCTTATGCTGGTTGTTCTATGGGTGAATACTTCCGTGACCGCGGTGAAGATGCCCTGATCGTATATGACGACCTGACTAAACAGGCTGTGGCATATCGTCAGATTTCACTGCTGCTCAAGCGTCCACCAGGACGTGAAGCTTACCCTGGCGACGTTTTCTATTTGCATTCTCGTTTGCTGGAACGTGCTTCCCGCGTGAACGAAGAATATGTAGAAAAATTCACTAACGGTGAAGTAAAAGGCAAAACTGGTTCATTGACCGCCTTGCCTATTATTGAAACCCAGGCTGGTGACGTATCTGCGTTCGTACCGACCAACGTAATTTCAATTACTGATGGTCAGATCTTCCTGAAACCGACCTGTTTAACTCTGGCTTACGTCCAGCGGTTAACCCAGGTATTTCGGTTTCTCGTGTGGGTGGTGCGGCTCAGACCAAAATCATCAAGAAACTGTCCGGTGGTATCCGTACCGCGCTGGCACAGTACCGAGAGCTGGCTGCCTTCTCTCAGTTTGCATCTGACTTGATGACGCGACCCGTGCCCAATTGGAACACGGTGAACGGGTAACTGAACTGATGAAGCAGAAGCAATATGCACCGATGAGCGTTGCTGATCAGGCTGTGTCTATTTTCGCTGCAGAAAAAGGCTTCCTGAAAAACGTAGAGCTGAAGAAAATCGGTGATTTTGAAGCTGCCCTGCTCTCCTTCATGAACAGCGAGCATGCCGAGCTGATGAAGCTCATCAACGAAACCGGCAACTATAACGCCGATATCGAAGGTGAACTGAAAGCTGGCCTCGAAAAGTTCGTGGCAACCCAAACCTGGTAACAACACGCGAGGTGCCAGTTAAGGCACCTCTGGTCCAGATTGGAGAGTAGAGATGGCCGGCGCAAAAGAGATTAAATCAAAGATCTCCAGTGTGAAAAACACACAGAAGATCACTTCTGCCATGGAGATGGTGGCAGCCAGCAAAATGCGCAGAGCGCAAGATCGCATGGCTTCCAGTCGTCCTTATGCGGAAAGTATGCGTAAAGTGATCGGTCACGTAGCGCAAGGTTCTCTCGAATATAAACACCCCTATTTAGAGGTGCGAGAAGCCAAGCGGGTTGGATACATAGTTGTGGCAACCGACCGTGGTCTTTGTGGTGGTCTGAACGTCAACCTGTTTAAGAAGGTGGCGGCAGACGTGAAAAGCTGGAAACAACAAGGTGCTGATGTGGAATTTTGTCCCATTGGTGCTCGTAGCGTACAGTTTTTCAAAAGCTTTGGCGGCAAAGTACAAGCGTCAGCGTCAGGCTTAGGTGATGCACCTAAACTGGCGGATCTGATCGGTACTGTGCGCGTGATGCTGCAAGCTTACAACGAAGGCAAACTGGATCGTCTGTATGTGGTGTTCAATAAATTCGTGAATACCATGACTCAGACCCCCGTGATCGAGCAGCTGCTGCCTTTGCCTAAATCCGATGAAGATGATGTGAAACATCACTGGGATTACATTTACGAACCAGATCCAAAAGAACTGTTGGAAAAATTACTGGTGCGTTATGTGGAATCTCAGGTTTATCAGGGTGTTGTTGAAAATATTGCTTCTGAACAAGCTGCCCGTATGGTGGCGATGAAAGCGGCAACTGACAACGCAGGAAACCTGATTGACGATTTGCAACTGGTGTACAACAAAGCCCGTCAGGCTGCTATTACGCAGGAACTGTCGGAAATTGTATCCGGTGCAGCTGCGGTTTAGGCTGGGTAACCAAGACAAGTTTTAGAGGATTAATCATGAGCACAGGTACTGTTGTCCAAGTAATTGGCGCGGTTGTGGACGTAGAGTTTCCACATGATGCCGTACCTCAGGTATATGACGCTCTGAAAATCGTGAGTAAAGGCCTAGTGCTGGAAGTTCAGCAGCAGCTTGGTGGTGGTGTCGTTCGTACCATCGCCATGGGTTCTTCTGACGGTTTGCGTCGTGGTCTTGAGGTGGAAAATACAGGTGCCCCGATTTCTGTTCCGGTAGGTCATGCAACACTTGGCCGTATCATGAACGTATTGGGTGAGCCCGTAGATGAAGTAGGTCCTATTGGTGAAGAAGAACGTTATGTGATTCACCGTGCGGCACCTTCTTATGAAGAACAATCAAACACCACTGAATTGCTGGAAACTGGTATCAAGGTTATTGACCTTGTTTGCCCGTTCGCCAAGGGTGGTAAAGTGGGTCTGTTCGGTGGTGCGGGTGTTGGTAAGACAGTTAACATGATGGAACTGATTAACAACATCGCTAAAGCCCACTCAGGTCTGTCAGTATTCGCCGGTGTAGGTGAACGTACCCGTGAAGGTAACGACTTCTACTACGAAATGAAAGACTCTGGCGTACTGGACAAAGTAGCCATGGTTTATGGTCAGATGAACGAACCACCAGGCAACCGTCTGCGTGTAGCGTTGACCGGTCTGACTATGGCGGAAAAATTCCGTGATGAAGGCCGTGACGTGCTGTTGTTTATCGACAACATCTACCGTTACACACTAGCGGGTACAGAAGTATCTGCACTGCTGGGGCGTATGCCTTCAGCTGTGGGTTATCAGCCAACACTGGCGGAAGAAATGGGTGTACTGCAAGAACGTATTACCTCTACTAAAGTGGGTTCTATCACTTCAGTACAGGCGGTATACGTACCTGCGGATGACTTGACTGACCCAAGCCCTGCAACTACCTTCGCCCACTTGGATGCGACCGTAGTATTGTCTCGTCAGATTGCTTCTCTGGGTATCTACCCAGCGGTTGACCCTCTGGATTCCACCTCTCGTCAGTTGGATCCACAAGTGGTTGGTCAGGAGCACTACAACGTGGCAACTGGCGTGCAGCATGTATTGCAGCGTTATAAAGAGCTGAAAGACATTATTGCTATTCTGGGTATGGATGAATTGTCTGATGAAGACAAGATGACAGTAGCCCGCGCTCGTAAAATCGAGCGTTTCCTGTCTCAGCCATTCCACGTAGCGGAAGTGTTTACCGGTTCTCCAGGTAAGTACGTCTCTTTGAAAGACACCATTCGTGGCTTCAAAGGCATTTTGGACGGTGAATTTGATCATCTGCCAGAACAGGCGTTCTACATGGTTGGCTCTATCGAAGAAGCGGTAGAAAAAGCCAACAAGAAGTAATCAGAGAAATCTCTGGTTTTGATAGGAGAACGGGATGGCAGCCAT from Shewanella dokdonensis includes:
- the atpE gene encoding F0F1 ATP synthase subunit C; the protein is METILGFTAIAVALLIGLGALGTAIGFGLLGGKFLEGAARQPEMAPMLQVKMFIVAGLLDAVTMIGVGIALYMLFTNPLGNMLHG
- the atpF gene encoding F0F1 ATP synthase subunit B, with translation MNINATLIGQTVAFFIFVWFCMKFVWPPLMSAIEERQKRIADGLADADRAAKDLELAQVKASDQLKEAKATANEIIESANKRKAQIIDEAKAEADAERSKIIAQGQAEIEAERNRVKEELRKQLATLAIIGAEKILERSIDEAAQSDIVDKLVAEI
- the atpH gene encoding F0F1 ATP synthase subunit delta, coding for MAELTTIARPYAKAAFDFAVEHQAVEKWAEMLDFAALVSENETMKPLLAGVMASDRLADLFIKVCGEQMDAHGQNLIKVMAENDRLEVLPAVAQQFTELRLEWSKEVEASVVSATPLTDSQIAQISASLEKRLARKVKLNCSVDAKLIAGVIIKAGDLVIDGSVRGKLDRLSDKLQS
- the atpG gene encoding F0F1 ATP synthase subunit gamma, coding for MAGAKEIKSKISSVKNTQKITSAMEMVAASKMRRAQDRMASSRPYAESMRKVIGHVAQGSLEYKHPYLEVREAKRVGYIVVATDRGLCGGLNVNLFKKVAADVKSWKQQGADVEFCPIGARSVQFFKSFGGKVQASASGLGDAPKLADLIGTVRVMLQAYNEGKLDRLYVVFNKFVNTMTQTPVIEQLLPLPKSDEDDVKHHWDYIYEPDPKELLEKLLVRYVESQVYQGVVENIASEQAARMVAMKAATDNAGNLIDDLQLVYNKARQAAITQELSEIVSGAAAV
- the atpD gene encoding F0F1 ATP synthase subunit beta, whose amino-acid sequence is MSTGTVVQVIGAVVDVEFPHDAVPQVYDALKIVSKGLVLEVQQQLGGGVVRTIAMGSSDGLRRGLEVENTGAPISVPVGHATLGRIMNVLGEPVDEVGPIGEEERYVIHRAAPSYEEQSNTTELLETGIKVIDLVCPFAKGGKVGLFGGAGVGKTVNMMELINNIAKAHSGLSVFAGVGERTREGNDFYYEMKDSGVLDKVAMVYGQMNEPPGNRLRVALTGLTMAEKFRDEGRDVLLFIDNIYRYTLAGTEVSALLGRMPSAVGYQPTLAEEMGVLQERITSTKVGSITSVQAVYVPADDLTDPSPATTFAHLDATVVLSRQIASLGIYPAVDPLDSTSRQLDPQVVGQEHYNVATGVQHVLQRYKELKDIIAILGMDELSDEDKMTVARARKIERFLSQPFHVAEVFTGSPGKYVSLKDTIRGFKGILDGEFDHLPEQAFYMVGSIEEAVEKANKK